One Electrophorus electricus isolate fEleEle1 chromosome 13, fEleEle1.pri, whole genome shotgun sequence DNA segment encodes these proteins:
- the LOC113590407 gene encoding 5-hydroxytryptamine receptor 7 — protein sequence MVVGDTNGTGGSLCYGGSMRSLIVEEHARESGAVRVASSNGMRISDQLVPQLLSLAHDVGEAAVVEAAGSGPWEMLPSNSPSLLMELANRTRCTEHILSYGEMEKVLIGGVLTMLTLITICGNLLVVISVCFVKKLRQPSNYLIVSLALADLSVALAVMPFVSITDLIGGRWIFGQFFCNVFIAMDVMCCTASIMTLCVISIDRYLGITRPLTYPVRQNGWCMAKMVLSVWLLSASITLPPLFGWAQNVNDGKVCLISQDFGYTIYSTAVAFYIPMTVMLIMYHRIYRAAKLSAAKHTITAFPRPGTTEHAGEDEGASTSAKDESAAAGGLDCVAMAMKLHREVEECTQLPRLLRVGGVAGSGSDRKGISVFKREQKAAATLGVVVGAFSVCWLPFFLLSTARPFVCGTECSCVPLWVERTLLWFGYANSLINPFIYAFFNRDLRTTYRNLLSCRYRNINRRLSAVGMHEALRLVERPEVTVSG from the exons ATGGTGGTTGGCGACACCAACGGAACTGGAGGCTCACTCTGCTACGGAGGCAGTATGAGGTCCCTTATAGTCGAGGAACACGCAAGGGAGTCCGGCGCAGTGCGTGTGGCATCATCTAACGGCATGAGGATCTCCGATCAGCTGGTTCCGCAGCTCCTAAGCCTTGCGCACGACGTTGGAGAGGCAGCGGTGGTCGAAGCGGCGGGATCCGGACCTTGGGAAATGTTGCCCTCGAATTCTCCGAGCCTTTTGATGGAGCTGGCTAACCGGACGCGATGTACCGAACATATCCTGAGCTACGGTGAGATGGAGAAAGTATTGATAGGTGGAGTGCTTACCATGCTCACGCTCATCACTATTTGCGGGAACCTGCTCGTGGTCATCTCTGTTTGCTTCGTGAAAAAGCTACGACAACCCTCGAACTATCTTATCGTGTCCCTCGCGCTGGCTGATCTGTCCGTGGCGCTTGCAGTTATGCCGTTTGTCAGCATAACGGATCTCATCGGTGGCCGGTGGATCTTCGGCCAGTTCTTCTGTAACGTTTTCATAGCCATGGATGTGATGTGCTGTACAGCGTCAATCATGACGCTTTGCGTTATTAGCATTGACAG GTATCTGGGCATCACCCGGCCCTTAACATACCCAGTGCGGCAAAACGGTTGGTGCATGGCCAAAATGGTGCTGTCTGTGTGGCTGTTGTCTGCATCCATCACCCTGCCACCCCTGTTTGGCTGGGCCCAGAATGTCAATGACGGGAAGGTGTGCCTGATCAGCCAGGACTTTGGCTACACCATCTACTCCACAGCCGTAGCCTTCTACATCCCCATGACCGTCATGTTGATCATGTACCACCGGATCTACCGTGCAGCCAAGCTAAGCGCAGCCAAGCACACCATCACGGCGTTCCCGCGGCCAGGCACCACAGAACATGCTGGCGAAGATGAGGGCGCCAGCACCAGTGCCAAGGATGAGTCAGCGGCAGCAGGGGGATTGGACTGCGTCGCGATGGCAATGAAGCTGCACCGGGAGGTGGAGGAGTGCACGCAGCTGCCCCGCCTCCTGCGGGTGGGGGGCGTGGCCGGCAGCGGGTCCGACCGCAAGGGCATCTCCGTGTTCAAGCGGGAGCAGAAGGCAGCAGCTACGCTGGGCGTGGTGGTGGGAGCCTTCAGCGTCTGCTGGCTGCCGTTCTTCCTGCTGTCCACGGCTCGGCCCTTTGTCTGTGGTACAGAGTGCAGCTGCGTGCCGCTGTGGGTAGAGCGCACGCTGCTGTGGTTCGGCTACGCCAACTCGCTCATCAACCCCTTCATCTACGCCTTCTTCAACCGCGACCTGCGCACCACCTATCGCAACCTCCTGAGCTGCCGCTACCGCAACATCAACCGCCGGCTCTCGGCCGTGGGCATGCACGAGGCCCTGCGGCTGGTGGAGAGGCCAGAGGTCACTGTGTCAGGGTGA